In Plasmodium falciparum 3D7 genome assembly, chromosome: 8, the following proteins share a genomic window:
- a CDS encoding ferlin-like protein, putative: protein MSSIAKKTQYNIKVDIHEVKDLSFRESANEKEIIPNPYIEVTVNNEKKSTTKKNQAVNVVYNTSFNFSQDLTDYKFERTSVDVCVLHKYTIQSALIGKCSFGLNFVYSKVQHWLYRIWVKLRNPDLPLDDVGFLLISVGVYGPGDSIPIVNDSVKTDIHEDVFSNKGLDIHITHYDLCLNIFRGQDIELIGNSTLFSNILEPYVKVSHNGFEECTKVIRNDPNPVWNLSIHIPTCTPCYDKNILVELINGEHNGIVIYSILLDFFEILKRELAPRWFNIYYNPQNQIMPRYSEYMQNGSIQINLNSTTTNNNNNNSTAINPLGNYLFSGAAEKIFKNATQAININDILGVTKVQNMFTDDTLKEFYLYGGRIFLSANATKTHSPGPICIKSAKVEVDAPNKEYIFCADIYEILSVRNNKMGNYDDYDGGYTTTNNNNKNKNNNNENNNNDNNDNIYNSNNIYNSASEKRRSRYNNNYDASGESIICVCALGPHKLKTIPLLPNEVGSYVLNENVGRIDEFRIFLPQNNNEQIYDIFLYIYIKSNLAVTNWINNRRSIYNSVLLNNEYESGDRNKKQGLHKMGSINNISEDIMQDSDFLNNYKLTSYVRIPYKYLLLNENKPKWFSMKNIETNVHEYNISFFANLIPYHAYKKRPKRLEYKLSRYFFRALIYEGLHFPAKGYNAFPDPYIKIELAGQVIKTSTILHTLNPNYYEAYEVQVILPTNLNLAPDISIEALSVNKSFLYNDDILLGSCTFPIMKVPTEWKKSPIWIPLKSSQYKKCKAKLLVAFELVPVEKVLDDTYPFYDDIRPSTLPGHVSLFLIGIRMFKPLKDPSVTVCFGRDVDDTSQFLWHETTNKVISGKEGNWNFLKYFSLDVMLPKRMQHHSFLEVRIEDRILNSGFTGTASSNMHAVNATNNNLLIGTAYITLNPLLPWLDNYEKNECVELFKLHLLEEVLIEDAEMDRKSYNSALIYKKSSIMSRKLSNDNFETQQMGEENGIFNDIPMNTLEENVTIKGDDSSDDEKDNSYDDEKDNSYDDEKDNSYDDEKDNSYDGDDKSGHYYHTWEDNNNNNNNNVTSDHTCKHKNEHNNNKKEDEKRKREKKNTYTTNHDKRENNNTHINNNYKHVIDIKKKKRKKNIKKYINNEYVPYNDPDFSNVRIEETLEHVCFKINDLTKKENTYIYYNDEQETLCDSISSEKRKKLKDIHFFKGGKHDDKEKKSTIIDGKQPTTIYGFNEDMLNFQLSLADDDEQEEIQRDEMLYEYEVDMNTDDLPYLRATIFRCTDSGVPEAVGYLKYICNVYDEKTMYLKKEMIKKCDDLVREYRLTRNLVVRAYIIQARGLNPPSGATDITTYIWIKNSNDMTNIPGGLSHNIKDTGHTKKQGYKPEFNRCYQLLCSFPDESIVQVCIMNQGSLSDEIIGYTYIDMEDRYFNQKIRQLMIDDLMPIELRSLKLENSTISHGSLRCWFEIFNEEFAQLNPIKVLCSNEPDDYQLRLVIWKVNNAAMDDNSTISLFVRCIYTDEDREDIRDTDTHYNSKDGKGIFNWRFVYNIKIPTNATNIKIQIHNYALLSSNEPIGEATLDLSAHFYRARKKKGYYPIPRFWLSCKHPAHKNKVRGNVEIEGSILIKSEAELDPVGNGRDEPNKDPYLPPVTENRTYVDWVMINEKFGAATASIMHGLKWTGVWIVVGVIVIGIFFLIFLFK from the exons atgTCAAGCATTGCGAAAAAGACCCAATACAATATTAAGGTCGATATACACGAAGTAAAAGACTTAAGTTTTCGTGAGAGTGCGAATGAGAAAGAAATTATACCAAATCCTTATATTGAAGTGACAGTAAATAATGAGAAGAAGAGTACTACAAAAAAGAATCAAGCAGTAAATGTTGTATATAATacatcatttaatttttcacaAGATTTAACAGATTATAAATTTGAAAGGACTAGTGTAGATGTATGTgttttacataaatatactaTTCAGAGTGCTTTAATAGGAAAATGTTCCTTTGGTttaaattttgtttattcCAAAGTTCAACATTGGTTATATAGGATATGGGTAAAATTAAGAAATCCAGATTTGCCATTAGATGATGTTggttttttattaatatctgTTGGTGTTTATGGTCCAGGAGATTCCATACCTATTGTTAATGATAGTGTTAAAACGGATATTCATGAAGATGTATTTAGTAATAAAGGTTTGGATATACATATTACACATTATGATTTGtgtttgaatatatttagaGGTCAAGATATAGAATTAATAGGTAATAGTACACTGTTTTCTAATATACTTGAACCATATGTAAAAGTATCACATAATGGATTTGAAGAATGTACTAAAGTAATAAGAAATGATCCGAATCCAGTATGGAATTTAAGTATTCATATTCCTACATGTACTCCTtgttatgataaaaatattcttgTCGAATTAATAAATGGAGAACATAATggtattgttatatatagtatTCTCTTagatttttttgaaatattaaaaagagaATTAGCACCAAGATggtttaatatttattataatccaCAAAATCAAATCATGCCAAGATATAGTGAATATATGCAAAACGGATCAATTcagataaatttaaatagtACTAcgactaataataataataataatagcaCTGCTATAAACCCTTTAGGTAATTATCTTTTTTCAGGAGCAgctgaaaaaatatttaaaaatgctACACAagctattaatattaatgatatattaggTGTAACGAAAGTACAAAATATGTTTACTGATGATACATTAAAGGAGTTCTATTTATATGGTGGTCGTATTTTTCTGAGTGCAAATGCAACCAAAACACATTCACCAGGTCCTATTTGTATAAAATCAGCAAAAGTAGAGGTAGATGCACCTAACAAAGAATACATTTTTTGTGCTGACATATATGAAATCTTATCGGTtcgaaataataaaatgggaAATTATGACGATTATGACGGTGGCTACACCACCaccaacaacaacaacaagaacaaaaataataataatgaaaataataataatgacaataatgacaatatttacaatagtaacaatatttataatagcGCAAGTGAAAAAAGACGAAGTCgatacaataataattatgatgcgAGCGGAGAAAGCATCATCTGCGTTTGTGCTCTTGGACCACATAAACTAAAAACCATTCCTCTATTACCGAATGAAGTTGGTTCTTATGTTTTAAACGAAAATGTTGGTAGAATAGATGAGTTTCGTATATTTTTAccacaaaataataatgaacaaatatatgatatatttttatatatatacataaaatcgAATTTGGCCGTTACAAATTGGATTAATAATAGAAggagtatatataatagtgtCTTATTAAACAATGAATACGAATCCGGagatagaaataaaaaacagGGATTACATAAAATGGGttctataaataatatatcagaAGATATAATGCAAGATTCGGATttcttaaataattataaattaacaaGTTATGTACGTATTCCATATAaatatcttttattaaatgaaaacaaGCCTAAATGGTTTTCTATGAAGAATATTGAAACAAATGTtcatgaatataatatatctttttttgcTAATTTAATACCTTACCATGCTTATAAAAAGAGACCCAAAAGATtagaatataaattatctAGATATTTTTTTCGTGCTTTAATATATGAAGGATTACATTTTCCAGCAAAAGGATATAATGCTTTTCCAGATccttatattaaaattgaaTTAGCTGGACAAGTAATTAAAACAAGTACTATATTACATACATTGAATCCGAATTATTATGAAGCATATGAAGTACAAGTTATATTACCTACTAATTTAAATTTAGCTCCTGATATATCTATAGAAGCTTTATCTGTAAAtaaatcttttttatataatgatgatatattattggGATCATGTACATTTCCTATTATGAAAGTACCAACTGAATGGAAGAAATCACCAATATGGATACCCTTAAAATCAtcacaatataaaaaatgtaaagctAAACTTCTTGTTGCTTTTGAATTAGTACCTGTTGAAAAAGTTCTAGATGATACATATCCATTCTATGATGATATAAGACCTTCTACATTACCTGGTCACGtctctttatttttaataggTATACGAATGTTTAAACCTTTAAAAGATCCTTCCGTAACGGTTTGTTTTGGTAGAGATGTCGATGATACATCTCAATTTTTGTGGCATGAAACTACTAATAAAGTAATATCAGGAAAAGAAGGTAATTGGAActtcttaaaatatttttctttagaTGTTATGTTACCTAAAAGAATGCAACACCATAGTTTTCTAGAAGTTAGAATAGAAGATAGGATATTAAATAGTGGGTTCACAGGAACTGCATCTAGTAATATGCATGCTGTAAATgcaacaaataataatcttTTAATAGGGACTGCATATATAACTCTAAATCCATTACTTCCATGGCTagataattatgaaaaaaatgaatgtgtagaattatttaaattacatTTACTAGAAGAAGTTTTAATAGAAGATGCAGAAATGGATAGAAAATCTTACAACAGTGCattgatatataaaaaaagttcAATAATGTCAAGGAAATTGTCTAATGATAATTTTGAAACGCAACAGATGGGAGAAGAAAATGGtatatttaatgatataCCCATGAATACTTTGGAAGAAAATGTGACCATTAAAGGGGATGATAGCAGCGATGATGAAAAGGATAATagttatgatgatgaaaaggataatagttatgatgatgaaaaggataatagttatgatgatgaaaaggataatagttatgatggtgatgataaaagtggtcattattatcatacatgggaagataataataacaataataataataatgtaactAGTGATCATACTTGTAAgcataaaaatgaacataataataataaaaaagaggacgaaaaaagaaaaagggaaaaaaaaaatacatatacaacAAACCATGataaaagagaaaataataacacacatattaataacaatTATAAACATGttatagatataaaaaagaagaaaagaaaaaagaatataaagaaatatataaataatgaatacGTTCCATACAATGATCCCGATTTTTCTAATGTACGTATAGAAGAGACATTAGAACATGtatgttttaaaataaatgatttaacaaaaaaagagaatacatatatttattataatgatgaacAAGAAACTTTATGTGATAGTATTTCAAgtgagaaaagaaaaaaattaaaagatattcatttttttaaaggtGGTAAACatgatgataaagaaaagaaaagtacCATTATAGATGGAAAGCAACCTACAACGATATATGGGTTTAATGAAGATATGTTAAATTTTCAATTATCATTAGCCGACGATGATGAACAAGAAGAAATTCAAAGAGATGAAATGTTATATGAATATGAGGTAGATATGAATACAGATGATTTACCATATTTAAGAGCAACAATTTTTAGATGTACAGATTCAGGAGTTCCTGAAGCGGTTGgatatttgaaatatatatgtaatgtgTATGATGAAAAGACaatgtatttaaaaaaagaaatgataaAGAAATGTGATGATTTAGTAAGAGAATATAGATTAACACGTAATTTAGTAGTACGtgcatatattatacaagCAAGAGGTTTGAATCCACCCTCAGGTGCAACTGATAtaacaacatatatatggataAAGAATAGTAATGATATGACAAATATTCCAGGAGGATTAtctcataatataaaagatacaGGTCATACAAAGAAGCAAGGATATAAACCAGAATTTAATAGATGTTATCaattattatgttcatttCCTGATGAATCGATAGTACAAGTATGTATAATGAATCAGGGTTCTTTATCAGATGAAATTATaggatatacatatatagatATGGAGGATAGATATTTTAATCAAAAAATTAGACAATTAATGATTGATGACCTTATGCCAATAGAATTAAGATCTttaaaattagaaaatagTACAATATCTCATGGATCTTTAAGATGTTGGTTTGAAATTTTTAATGAAGAATTTGCTCAACTGAATCCTATAAAAGTGTTATGTTCCAATGAACCTGATGATTATCAATTAAGGCTTGTAATATGGAAAGTAAATAATGCTGCTATGGATGATAATTCGACAATAAGTTTATTTGTTAGATGTATTTATACCGATGAAGATCGTGAAGATATAAGAGATACAGATACACATTATAATAGTAAAGATGGAAAAGGAATATTTAATTGGAGatttgtttataatattaaaataccAACTAATGcaacaaatattaaaattcaaattcataattatgctttattatcatctaaTGAGCCTATAGGTGAGGCAACCTTAGATCTGTCTGCTCATTTTTATAGGGCACGTAAGAAAAAGGGTTATTACCCCATACCCAG atttTGGCTATCGTGTAAACACCCAGCTCACAAAAACAAAGTAAGAGGAAATGTAGAAATAGAAGGGTCCATTCTAATAAAATCTGAGGCTGAACTTGACCCAGTTGGTAATGGAAGGGATGAACCTAATAAAGATCCTTATTTACCTCCAGTTACTGAAAATAGAACATATGTGGATTGGGTGAtgataaatgaaaaatttggTGCTGCAACGGCTTCGATTATGCATGGCTTAAAATGGACAG gtgTATGGATTGTAGTGGGTGTTATCGTAATTGGGATATTTTTCctcatatttttgtttaaatga
- a CDS encoding UDP-N-acetylglucosamine transferase subunit ALG13, putative, with product MSSDMHLFVTVGSTNFDELIKYIDDEQFHFFLRNLGFSYMTIQIGNGTYIPKLIYTNDNNINNNKLLKEVKYFTYKTNLDKYFEKAHFILSHSGAGTTLECLRKKKKILIVVNHKLMSNHQSEFANYMHSCNYLDICNNLQNLKQNIHLSLKKDTYNAFPQADAQPFLKDLYNLIYN from the coding sequence ATGAGTAGTGATATGCATCTATTTGTTACTGTTGGATCAACTAATTTTGATGagctaataaaatatattgatgATGAAcagtttcatttttttttaagaaatcTAGGGTTTTCATATATGACTATACAAATTGGTAATGGTACATATATACCTAAGCTCATATAtacaaatgataataatataaataataataaattattaaaagaagtaaaatattttacttaTAAAACGAATTTAGATAAATATTTTGAGAAGgcacattttatattaagtCATTCGGGAGCAGGTACTACATTAGAAtgtttaagaaaaaaaaaaaaaattctcaTTGTTGTTAATCATAAATTAATGAGTAATCATCAATCAGAATTTGCCAATTATATGCATTCATGTAATTATTTAGATATTTGTAATAATCTACAaaatttaaaacaaaatatacatcTATCTTTAAAAAAGGACACATATAATGCTTTCCCTCAAGCAGATGCCCAACCATTTTTAAAGGATCTAtacaatttaatatataattaa
- a CDS encoding DnaJ protein, putative: MSNWNFFNDYLNWFNGTTESTTFHNRSSKKGSNKSVSTNSTSINTNKNNINELSNSQPNNSGQTCDEMKASNDGFEKDVSKIKCAKKYNPFINIKEKYYKEYNNMNTKKENNKSEKKCGIQIEGQNGNPSENPSENPSESQNENPIPCQIKKCDKENDQNIPKSGNKNKDTNFFNQLGLSNWLPNYDMPIYNEYKKGYYLDKEAKEVLSKKGSKKSNVIKIGGDSSNSNMNDFNVSDCGNNTCVDTTYYDALNIKPTAKLSEIKTSYYKLALKYHPDKNANDPEAKLKFQKINEAYQVLSDDERRRQYNKYGLNATKDMILIDPSIFFMMLFSSEELSDYTGTLRIAFFVQLAFEGNMSIEDKKSSNQVMINEMEVEQKIREVELALLLRKRLQPYVDGDVEWEEQMETEIKGLLESSFSSSILESIGWTYENVATSYIAEVTTLWGVGATVANIQAAGRTIGNTFSAAKSMFNTVVTIKDFSLNSEKINSIKEKKDNLKTSSNNSLNNHSSSNKGSSEQNGTNENLKCDNNQVNHKNNVNTSDNINNVNTSNTHENKEEEKKNTIIDKEENKALGVIIKNVLTLVLWDIESTVRQATEKVIRDEDVNIETRLKRAEGMKFLGKLMQKWSKIKNDKCDTNDIDATKLLEKAIIKASKMPNDEDQGDQDNIKREYL; the protein is encoded by the coding sequence atgtcaaattggaatttttttaatgattaCCTAAATTGGTTTAATGGGACCACCGAATCTACAACATTTCATAATAGAAGTAGTAAAAAGGGTTCTAACAAAAGTGTATCAACAAATTCTACTTCTATAAAcactaataaaaataatattaatgagcTTAGTAACAGTCAACCTAATAATAGTGGACAAACTTGTGATGAAATGAAGGCCTCTAATGATGGCTTTGAAAAAGATGTAAGTAAAATAAAGTGTGCCAAGAAATACAAtccatttattaatataaaagaaaaatattataaagaatataataatatgaatactaAAAAggagaataataaaagtgaAAAAAAATGTGGAATTCAAATTGAAGGTCAAAATGGAAATCCAAGTGAAAATCCAAGTGAAAATCCAAGTGAAAGTCAAAATGAAAATCCAATTCCAtgtcaaattaaaaaatgtgatAAAGAGAATGATCAGAATATACCCAAAAgtggtaataaaaataaagatacaaatttttttaacCAACTAGGGTTATCAAACTGGTTACCTAATTATGATATGCCAATTTATAacgaatataaaaaaggttATTATTTAGATAAAGAAGCAAAAGAGGTTTTATCCAAAAAGGGTTCTAAAAAAagtaatgttataaaaataggaggtgatagtagtaatagtaatatgaACGATTTTAACGTATCCGATTGTGGTAATAATACATGTGTTGATACAACATATTACGAtgcattaaatataaaaccgACAGCAAAATTAAGTGAAATAAAAACAAGTTATTATAAGTTAGCATTAAAATATCACCCAGATAAAAATGCGAATGATCCAGAAgcaaaattaaaatttcaaaaaataaatgaagctTATCAAGTTTTGAGTGATGATGAAAGAAGAAgacaatataataaatatggatTAAATGCAACAAAGGACATGATATTAATTGATCCATCCATATTCTTTATGATGTTATTTAGTTCGGAAGAATTAAGTGATTATACTGGTACCTTGAGAATAGCTTTTTTTGTTCAGCTAGCTTTTGAAGGTAATATGTCCATCGAAGATAAAAAATCATCTAATCAGGTTATGATAAATGAGATGGAAGTAGAACAAAAAATAAGAGAAGTGGAATTGGCTTTACTATTAAGAAAAAGATTACAACCATATGTAGATGGAGATGTGGAATGGGAGGAACAAATGGAAACCGAAATAAAAGGATTACTTGAATCTTCATTTTCGAGTTCTATATTAGAATCTATAGGATGGACATATGAAAATGTCGCAACATCTTATATAGCTGAAGTAACTACCTTATGGGGTGTCGGAGCAACGGTAGCTAATATTCAGGCTGCTGGAAGGACCATTGGAAATACCTTCAGTGCAGCTAAGTCTATGTTTAATACTGTAGTGACTATAAAAGATTTTTCGTTGAATagtgaaaaaattaattctataaaagaaaagaaagataatttaaaaacatCATCGAATAATTCTCTGAATAATCATTCTTCTTCCAATAAAGGATCCAGTGAACAAAATGGaacaaatgaaaatttaaagTGTGATAATAATCAAGTGAACCATAAGAATAATGTAAACACTTCagacaatataaataatgtgaataCATCTAATACACACGAAAATaaggaagaagaaaaaaaaaacacaattattgataaagaagaaaataaagctCTAGgagttattataaaaaatgttctCACCTTAGTTTTATGGGATATCGAATCGACAGTAAGACAAGCCACCGAGAAAGTTATAAGAGATGAAGATGTGAACATTGAAACACGATTAAAACGTGCTGAAGGAATGAAATTTTTAGGAAAATTAATGCAAAAATGGTCAAAAATCAAAAACGATAAATGTGATACAAACGATATCGATGCTACCAAACTTTTAGAAAAAGCTATTATCAAAGCTTCTAAAATGCCAAACGACGAAGATCAAGGAGACCAAGATAACATCAAAAGAGAATAcctatag
- a CDS encoding kinesin-like protein, putative gives MYKRAYSESVVLSKNLYNKDSVKDTHHKLKTNEIIEKTETKLENVVVRIRKLDKNEKSTLHTDPNDRTALYFDKDFEIEKYNFDIVFDENDDNQTIFNKIGGQFIINNVCNGFKETIITYGQTGSGKTYTLFGSNKEYGIIYYFVHYLYKLCNSKNKNKKKAIYLSIYEILGDTLIDLISNLNEKNIEFYTEEYYLKTIRYSYKVVNIQNYDIAKKIIDSACLLRNVEATSQNMRSSRSHAIIQFFVNISDCTLHNGIETIKDYYGVLTLVDLVGCEREEFNTNKNEHRNDKTSSKFLNSSLTSLNKMLRKMQMGNLDESDKRQSVLCKVLFNYIQKTCGVCLIFCFNPKISQKSLTSSTLIMASDCKKIKSKRKQLIYVKSENKESFFKKIANDDSSKNGNNKEKEKKYEGSKWENYNTIKKNVENGKDKEEEMEKKHVENINNLVEIEENKYLRLENNCAIFLIYLNDDKQEDVINILNKKKDNGKLNSLKKILCDIINEQVKEEKKRKNVLEQLKSDNLKLKNENDYWKKEAYNYHNKLKILNKNYLKMNEFLLKTLNASTNDNNTSSDYTTSLFSKLDEKKGINDERQKNQTRGKNDMNLSSHNNDDTINNDNDDNNDDNNDDNNIDNNDNNIDNIHNNIDNIHNNNNYYYNNQVVNTYAQLKQKKQLVQNKSAHILNNSSSDILRTSDKGNSHNPTTYYNEDHLLLHKNNTQFIEEKNKQRKEYYKEVINNKGSNINKADDQTNNRIEDNLRNHILNNINNEKNYINDYTNNKSYQEEIPYPNKEDNKHRSNKMMLQNNMIKGEIYRKNIYEKYKENGVTNNMEIEMKNKKKINNLNSQNIQRNNSMKETTNMLSIDNINKKYYEQYKNISPENNTCIITDKLNLLQKKKDTTKNIIHPLSNNDNKMLTNITIDSLATKIKNRLLKSRSLSIAREHKI, from the exons ATGTATAAGAGAGCTTATAGCGAATCAGTAGTTCTATCAAAGAATTTATATa ACAAAGACAGTGTTAAAGATACACACCATAAACTAAAAACAAATGAAATTATAGAAAAGACAGAAACAAAACTAGAAAATGTTGTGGTAAGAATTAGAAAGttagataaaaatgaaaagtcCACATTACATACAGATCCAAATGATAGAACAGcattatattttgataaagactttgaaatagaaaaatataatttcgaTATAGTTtttgatgaaaatgatgataatcaaacaatatttaataaaataggaGGAcagtttattattaataatgtatGTAATGGATTTAAAGAGACCATAATTACTTATGGACAAACTGGAAGTGGTAAAACGTATACATTGTTTGGATCTAATAAAGAATATGgaatcatttattattttgttcattatttatacaaattatgtaattcaaaaaataaaaataaaaaaaaagctaTTTATTTAAGTATTTATGAAATTTTGGGAGATACACTTATTGATCTTATATCCAACctcaatgaaaaaaatatagaattcTATACGGAAGAATACTATCTTAAAACTATAAGATATTCTTATAAAGTTGTTAATATtcaaaattatgatatagCAAAAAAAATCATTGACAGTGCATGTCTTTTAAGAAACGTTGAGGCAACATCTCAAAATATGCG ATCAAGTAGGTCTCATGCAATAATCCAATTTTTCGTGAACATCTCCGATTGCACCTTGCACAACGGCATCGAAACTATAAAAGATTATTACGGTGTTTTAACCTTAGTTGACCTGGTTGGATGTGAAAGAGAGGaatttaatacaaataaaaatgaacacAGAAATGATAAAACATCTAgcaaatttttaaattcctCCCTTACGTCGCTAAACAAAATGTTGAGGAAAATGCAG ATGGGAAATCTTGATGAGTCAGATAAAAGACAAAGCGTTCTTTGCAAAgttctttttaattatatccaGAAAACTTGTGGAGTTTGcttaatattttgttttaatccAAAAATCAGCCAAAAAAGT CTAACTAGTTCCACTTTAATTATGGCTAGCGATtgcaaaaaaataaaaagcaaAAGAAAACAACTGATTTATGTAAAATCTGAAAACAAGGAGagttttttcaaaaaaatagcTAACGATGATTCATCAAagaatggtaataataaagaaaaagaaaaaaaatatgaaggaTCAAAGTGGGAAAATTACAATACGATAAAGAAGAATGTAGAAAATGGGAAAGacaaagaagaagaaatggAAAAGAAGCatgtagaaaatataaataacttGGTAGaaatagaagaaaataagTATTTAAGACTTGAAAACAATTGTgcaatatttcttatatatttaaatgatgataaacaAGAAGATGtaataaacattttaaataagaaaaaagataACGGGAAATTAAATtctttaaagaaaatattatgtgatattataaatgaacaagtaaaagaagaaaaaaaacgaaaaaatgTGTTAGAACAATTAAAAAGTGATAATTTGAAATTGAAAAATGAGAATGATTATTGGAAGAAAGAAgcttataattatcataataaattaaaaatattaaataaaaattatttaaaaatgaatgagtttcttttaaaaacattaaaTGCGAGtacaaatgataataatacttCATCGGATTATACTACATCATTATTTTCGAAGTTGGATGagaaaaaaggaataaatgATGAAAGACAAAAAAATCAGACACGAGgaaaaaatgatatgaatTTGTCTAgccataataatgatgatactattaataatgataatgatgataataatgatgataataatgatgataataatattgataataatgataataatattgataatattcataataatattgataatattcataataataataattattattataataatcaggTTGTTAACACATATGCGCAACTCAAACAAAAGAAACAACTTGTTCAAAACAAATCAGCAcatattttgaataatagTTCAAGTGATATATTAAGAACAAGCGATAAAGGCAATTCTCATAACCCGACAACTTATTATAATGAggatcatttattattacataagaATAATACACAATTTATTGAAGAGAAAAACAAACaaagaaaagaatattataaagaagtaataaataataaaggatcaaatattaataaagcgGATGATCAAACGAATAATCGCATAGAAGATAACTTAAGAAATCACAtacttaataatataaataatgagaaGAATTACATAAAtgattatacaaataataaaagttatCAAGAGGAAATTCCTTATCCCAATAAAGAAGATAACAAACATAGAAGTAACAAAATGAtgttacaaaataatatgataaaaggagaaatatatagaaaaaatatatatgagaaatataaagaaaacggtgttacaaataatatggaaattgaaatgaaaaataaaaaaaaaataaataatttgaacTCTCAAAATATACAAAGAAATAATTCAATGAAAGAAACTACTAATATGTTGTCgatagataatataaataaaaaatattatgaacaatataaaaacatttctCCTGAGAACAATACTTGTATAATAACAGacaaattaaatttattacaaaaaaaaaaagacacaacaaaaaatattattcacCCTTTATcgaataatgataataaaatgttaacCAATATTACTATTGATTCTTTagcaacaaaaataaaaaatagatTGTTGAAATCAAGAAGTTTATCAATAGCTAGAGAgcataaaatatga